One window of the Etheostoma spectabile isolate EspeVRDwgs_2016 chromosome 16, UIUC_Espe_1.0, whole genome shotgun sequence genome contains the following:
- the LOC116704218 gene encoding KN motif and ankyrin repeat domain-containing protein 1 isoform X3, with protein MSSTTKGRPPLPPPHRSSLDNKPARNEGPATSQILNEPKPQPAARSLGLQRQSPVMERTLMETLKHLEQEVRSQPPPQPAPRRRLASFGGVSSHGSHSPFTGLGAYNQNNNGNKPTGTEGDKHVHLSSSLGSRGSTGCLRLSPQSSGRTTPVTGLGPMHLQHVRDQMVVALKRLKELEEQVTIIPILQVKISVLQEEKRQLVSQLNNHSDNEDINGVIWQRAYGKEKSDIDNKVINEEGPEGIVRSDCTDFREFRELTEEMNAWERTTRGGHLQKLHENAHSLLHDKAINSVTVGTDNDITLSQPTKENKYVNTDQVNTRSIASEVSEVSLGIYTEQEAEIDAQQLIIGALKERICHLEAELKESALKTEMSRLKLELQAAGARNRADKASFARPSTVSTGIEARPHTTSQAVGNHTELRDASTGEAIEVKTVGVSCWRPELKNVCAGPDVPMSHWEVREQVETMEKGVGIRVLTNTQGVGREIKLCDAETNTEVPVENLGSKKRKMKYNSVGCGDCSVDVIVCEAKEVVSQGIATDQVRGVDLGIMATPQTTSHRTNTVSSSVSRFTNTRHAFNTDSSTNTVLSTQDKHTNTTQTVTRTVSVGNRVKDIKCPLKTCTVGVGTVNVPGSALKQTPGTVTKITRDSGVGLTNINDNFLVGLKSRNMACGPSHLPDPIKTRSIGVGEGRVRDLSVSSSTPGQIIQQSSQSQWAPELNHYIEKMHWLLREHGELLTGDHAHQRDGFVQQHSGQGSASSKLSCNNKAAAQRGPEVPLLDSQPPVSRESQSPSQLSVDSNECEKANPGICQQGGSDSEVRRMIQMLEHQASSALQDRSTNAGVLRSVMKKQNGDQGCSSNRKSMKLMRVTTGLDPMSSYEHFASEKANPEEVERGGNKKSREASQDGTQGRKGKGGSNKVSKGSAKSQTQRCKMSETMFSACQALKLHLSDDTALSSSKLHDCLQTIQQEWSSVSSHKSASADTIGNYLATFRVISPLVLQYIANMADSNGNTALHYSVSNSNFGIVKKLLDAEVCNVDQQNKAGYTAIMLAALAAVESPEDMTVVEQLFTKGDVNAKASQAGQTALMLAVSHGRMDMVRALLAQGAEINLQDDEGSTALMCSSEHGHADIVRVLLAQPDCDATLTDSDESTALSIALEAGHNDIAVLLYAHANFSKGQTAAAARHSGKSLSSSGGRNTFE; from the exons ATGTCTTCTACCACAAAAGGTcgacctcctcttcctccaccacaTCGTTCCTCATTGGATAACAAACCTGCCAGGAATGAAGGACCAGCAACCTCGCAGATACTTAATGAGCCAAAGCCTCAACCTGCTGCAAGATCTCTTGGATTACAAAGACAAAGCCCTGTGATGGAAAGGACCTTAATGGAGACCCTCAAACACTTAGAACAGGAGGTGAGGAGCCAGCCTCCACCTCAGCCCGCTCCCCGGCGTCGGCTGGCAAGCTTTGGAGGGGTAAGTTCTCATGGGTCGCATTCCCCCTTCACTGGCTTGGGCGCATATAATCAGAACAACAATGGGAACAAGCCTACTGGGACAGAAGGTGATAAACATGTCCACCTTAGCTCATCCCTGGGCAGTAGAGGCAGCACAGGATGCCTAAGGCTGAGCCCACAGAGCTCTGGGAGAACCACCCCAGTTACAGGTCTCGGCCCCATGCACCTGCAGCATGTCCGTGACCAGATGGTGGTAGCTCTGAAGAGGCTCAAGGAGCTGGAGGAGCAGGTGACAATCATCCCTATCCTTCAGGTAAAAATCTCAGTCCTTCAGGAGGAAAAGAGGCAACTGGTCTCTCAACTCAACAACCATAGTGACAATGAGGACATAAATGGTGTGATCTGGCAGAGAGCATATGGCAAAGAAAAGTCTGACATTGACAATAAGGTGATTAACGAGGAAGGACCTGAAGGTATAGTCAGAAGTGACTGCACCGACTTCAGGGAGTTCAGGGAACTGACTGAAGAGATGAATGCATGGGAAAGAACCACCAGGGGTGGACATTTGCAAAAATTGCATGAAAACGCCCATAGCCTTCTGCATGACAAGGCTATCAACTCAGTCACAGTGGGAACTGATAACGATATTACCTTGTCTCAACCcactaaagaaaacaaatatgtgAACACTGATCAAGTAAATACAAGGTCCATTGCATCAGAAGTGTCGGAAGTTAGTCTGGGAATTTACACAGAACAGGAAGCAGAGATTGATGCCCAACAACTAATAATTGGTGCCTTAAAGGAGAGAATTTGTCACTTAGAAGCAGAGTTAAAAGAATCTGCTCTCAAGACAGAGATGAGTCGTCTGAAACTAGAGCTTCAGGCTGCAGGAGCAAGGAACCGAGCTGATAAAGCCTCCTTTGCTAGACCATCCACTGTGAGCACAGGCATCGAGGCAAGGCCTCACACCACAAGCCAGGCAGTGGGTAATCACACAGAGCTCCGAGATGCCAGCACAGGGGAGGCAATAGAGGTGAAGACTGTGGGAGTGTCATGTTGGAGGCCTGAGCTGAAGAATGTTTGCGCAGGACCAGATGTACCCATGAGCCACTGGGAGGTCAGGGAGCAAGTAGAGACCATGGAAAAGGGTGTTGGTATCCGAGTTCTTACGAACACACAAGGAGTTGGGCGGGAGATAAAGTTATGTGATGCAGAAACCAACACAGAGGTACCAGTGGAGAATCTGGGGTCtaagaaaagaaagatgaagTATAATTCAGTGGGTTGTGGGGACTGTTCTGTTGATGTAATTGTCTGCGAAGCAAAGGAAGTGGTTTCTCAAGGTATTGCCACAGATCAAGTCAGAGGTGTGGATCTGGGAATCATGGCCACACCCCAGACAACTTCCCATCGTACCAACACTGTATCCAGCTCAGTGTCTCGCTTTACCAACACCAGACATGCCTTCAACACAGACTCCAGCACTAATACTGTCCTAAGTACCCaagacaaacacaccaacaccactCAGACTGTTACCAGGACAGTGTCAGTAGGCAACAGGGTCAAAGACATTAAATGCCCACTGAAGACCTGCACGGTTGGTGTAGGAACTGTAAATGTACCAGGAAGCGCCTTAAAACAAACACCAGGGACAGTCACCAAGATAACTCGAGACTCTGGTGTTGGATTAACAAATATTAATGATAATTTTCTGGTTGGACTGAAATCCCGAAATATGGCATGTGGACCATCCCATCTGCCTGACCCCATCAAGACAAGGAGCATCggtgtgggggaggggagggtACGGGATTTGTCAGTTTCATCCAGTACACCTGGCCAGATAATTCAGCAATCCTCACAGTCCCAGTGGGCCCCCGAGCTGAACCATTACATAGAGAAGATGCACTGGCTGCTCAGGGAGCACGGGGAACTGCTCACAGGGGACCACGCTCATCAGAGGGACGGGTTCGTCCAGCAGCACAGTGGACAAGGAAGTGCCAGCTCAAAGTTGTCCTGTAATAACAAAGCTGCAGCACAAAGAGGACCAGAAGTCCCTCTTTTAGATTCCCAGCCACCAG TCAGCAGAGAGTCTCAGTCCCCATCTCAACTCTCAGTTGACTCTAATGAGTGTGAAAAAGCAAACCCAGGAATTTGCCAACAGGGTGGCAGTGATTCAGAGGTGAGAAGAATGATACAGATGTTGGAACATCAGGCATCTTCAGCTCTGCAAg ATAGGTCCACGAATGCCGGTGTGCTGCGGTCTGTAATGAAGAAACAAAATGGTGACCAAGGCTGTAGCAGCAACAGGAAGAGCATGAAGTTAATGAGGGTGACCACAGG ATTGGACCCCATGTCATCTTACGAGCACTTTGCCAGTGAGAAGGCTAACCCAGAGGAAGTGGAAAGGGGAGGAAACAAAAAATCAAGGGAAGCTTCTCAAGATGGAACGCAAGGTAGAAAGGGTAAAGGTGGCTCCAACAAGGTGTCCAAAGGGTCTGCAAAATCCCAAACACAGAG GTGTAAGATGAGTGAAACGATGTTTTCTGCATGTCAAGCCTTGAAGTTACACCTAAGTGATGACACAGCTTTATCCAGCAGCAAATTG CATGACTGTCTACAAACAATCCAGCAAGAGTGGTCGTCAGTGTCCAGCCACAAGTCAGCTTCTGCTGACACTATAGGGAATTACTTGGCTACATTTCGGGTCATTTCACCTTTAGTATTGCAGTATATAGCTAATATGGCTGACAGCAATGGAAACACAGCTCTGCACTACAGTGTGTCTAACTCCAACTTTGGCATTGTCAAGAAGTTGCTTGATGCAG AGGTGTGTAACGTCGATCAACAGAACAAAGCCGGTTACACGGCCATCATGCTGGCGGCACTCGCAGCTGTGGAAAGTCCAGAGGACATGACAGTTGTGGAGCAGCTGTTCACAAAAGGAGACGTGAATGCGAAGGCAAGCCAG GCCGGTCAGACAGCTCTGATGCTGGCTGTGAGCCATGGCAGGATGGACATGGTGAGGGCACTCCTGGCACAGGGTGCCGAGATCAATCTCCAGGACGACGAGGGCTCCACAGCGCTGATGTGTTCAAGCGAGCATGGCCACGCCGACATTGTTAGAGTACTTCTGGCACAGCCAGACTGTGATGCCACCCTGACTGATAGT gaTGAAAGCACAGCCCTGTCCATTGCTCTGGAGGCAGGACATAATGACATTGCAGTGCTCCTTTATGCACATGCCAACTTCTCCAAAGGACAGACAGCG GCAGCTGCTCGTCACAGTGGCaaatctctctcctcctctggtgGCAGAAATACCTTTGAATGA